TTGATTAAACAAAGAGAATCAAGTGTGAGCGGCTTAACTGGAATGAAAACCCGCAGCCACACcagccctttgtggataagattgaTGACCGAGGCACTAGGGTGTGGGTGTGCAGTGGTTTACATGTGTGCAGTAGCATCACAGGAGTTGGTTGTAACTTTTGGGGTGTGTGACCTAGACATAAGCTTCAAAGGTAATAGAGCATTTCTGTGTATCGTAGGCTCTTTCccaaggtgtttttttttaagggttTTATATCTATTAGTTTTATTCTGAAATAAAGTGTTGTCCGTTGTCTACACTCTGGTGCTCTGTGTCCTGGGGCTAAAGAAAGGTTTGCTCCTTGGGGTGaagtcttgttttcattttttaaaaggaattaaatattaaattagatttttcCTTGTCTCAAGGCAGGTGTGACACAAACATGTCATTTCAGGATGGTATCTGTGATACTAATTCTATACCCTTACTTTGTGCAAATACACTTAATGTTTCTGGTAAAGCTATGTGTAGCTGAATGAAGCATGTACTGATTCATTACTTATTTCATaatcatatttattaatttgatcTATTCCAACAGCAGCAGTGTTTAGCGCCACTTAAAGCtccacattttctccctctgtacCCGGATTGTGCCTGCCTGCAGCACAGAAGGACTCTGCCAGAGACCAAAGAGAAGCAGAGCTGAAATAGCTCCACGCATGACTCTGTTCACGCTCTGCCATTGGGTCTGTCTTTagactgagtgactggctgCCGCTGCTTTGACTCAATGCAGAACTTAAAGCCGAAGCCTGCACAAGTGTCCTATGCCATTGTTAAAATTTATATGTGAGGGGTGTACTCACTTTTGTGAGATACTGTAAcatcattcattgtatttattCTTTGTCTATTTCTGTTGTCAGAcaaattaatgacattctattaaaagactgggaaaccaagagtgacactagagtctttcCCTTGCAATGTGTTAAGAATGAGTCTCATCTTATCTGTACTTTTAGTCAAGTATATGTTTTgggtactttgtccaccactggctTTTTCCGAACTATCCCAGCTGAGAAAATCATCAGGGTCTCTTTCCTCAGCTCTTCTCACTACAGGCACTGCATCTGCAAGGTCTCTGTGCTTTTGGAAAACCCTTTCACATTGACATAACAAGCAGAAAGCCCCAATagaaaaacaccacaaacatcATAAAGACACATCCATTGTTTGTTGAAATATAATTTACCTCTAGCTTTTCATTATGGACCTGAGACCCAGGAACAGTCCACATGGACCTGTTTATTCAAGACCCAGTTTTTTCTGTTCTACAACCCTGTGAATGATTTACCTGCAGTAAGCTAATTAAACAGTAGAGGCTGGTATAgagtgagtgtttttttttgccagagTTTGGAAATGTTATGCATTTAAAGAGCAGTGAAACAACAGACACCATGCTGGGATCCTTGTTGCTGCTTTGGATAGTTATCtgcctcttctttttcttcaggATACAAAGACCCAAGAATTTTCCGCCTGGACCCTGGCCTGTGCCCATCTTTGGAAATTTGTTTTATCTGAACATTACCAATCCTCTGCAAGACTTTGAGAGGGTACAgtaccattttttttaatgctgttcTAACCATAAAGTGTACTGTGTACTTAGTAAAAGTCAAGAATTAATTTTCTTGAAATTTCCCAGTAAAGTATTTCTGTAAttgtatgcaaaaaaaaaacaaaaaacataatggAACACTGTGTAAGAAGCTTATGGACCAATAAAATGCAGCAGGGGTAGTTTTTCTATTGGATTAGAAGAGGTTTGTATTGAATGACTGTATAATTTTATGGTTGATGTATTTTATATCTATAGTTGGCTGGGCGCTATGGGAAAGTGTACAGTCTGTACTTTGGAAGAACACCAGCAGTGGTTCTTACTGGTTTGAAGGCTGTTAAGGAAGCTCTGGTGACTAATTCTGCTGAATATTCTGGACGTCCACAAAATATCCTTGTCAGCCATGTAACAGAAGGGGAAGGTCTGTCATAACGCTGTCCTATTAATAAAACTGAGGCCTAAGTACTGCACCTTGTGCAGACTGTGGTTTCATGAAatgaataattgttttatcaCGTACTTATGAAGTTATACATACTGATAAAAGTAAAACACAACAGGAATCATATTAGCTGACTATGGTCTTCGATGGAAGGAACATCGACGCTTTGCTCTCATGACTTTGAAGAACTTCGGCATGGGGAAGCAGTCAATGGAGGACAGGATTCTGGGAGAGACTGAACATCTTATTGAACGTTTGGAGAAAAGTGTTGGTAACTGCACCTCTGTCACATTTATCATGTTTCTGTTACTACTCCCTTAAATAGATAACTGTTTGATTACTTTTTGACTATAGCTAGCCAATAAAACAATGAAGAATTGTAAACATATGTTACAGGATGTTCCCTGAATCCTCAGACTTTGTTTCATGAGGCTGCATCAAACATCATCTACCTGGTTTTGTTTGGTGTTCGTTACGATTATAATGATGACactcttaaaaaatatattcaggCCTACACTGAGAATGCAAAGCTGGCGAATGGACCCTGGGCAATGGTGAGTTACTGtataaaccccatttccagaaaagttgggacattttgtaaaatggaatttaaaaaagaatCTGATATGTTCCATttcttacatttaatttaactgataaaaatgcaaaaaattaaaaaatgaaaaataacaaaattttcCCTGACcaacatgcttttattttgaaattctaAAGAATCTGTAATTTCACGACAGCATCACAATCAAAAAAGCTGGGATAGAGGCAAAATCTGAGTAATAAGAGAAACAGGTGACAACATTTATCATGATTGGGCATTAAAAGAGCATCCACCGAAGACTCTTACCAAAGATGAATCATGGCTCCCTTCTTTCTGAGAGAAGTGACAAAAAATTCAAAAAGAACATTCCGTAATGCAAGATCGCAAAGGCTCAGTCCATAGGGTAAGGCTATAAAGCACTGTTGACATGTGTGACCTTTGAGCCTTCAAACAGTATTGCATGAGAGACTGTCATGCGACTGTGATAAATAAAGCTACACGGGCTCAGGCACAGTACAGTAAACTTAATAAACCACTACAGATTTTAAAACCCTGTACAGGCTGCAAGTGTGTGGCAAGTACTGAGTGTGTTTGCTTGACTGACTTTTCTGCAGTCCAGATTGGTTTcttattgaaaatgtatggagcATCAcaaagaggagaatcagaccaCAATGATCATGAAGTGTTGACCAGGTAAAGTTTTGTACCAAGCAAGAATGAGCTACAAATCTACTTGCAAAACTTCAGCAAATGTGTattctcagttcccaaatgattaaaatgtgtaattaacATGAAAAATGATGTAACATACTGGTAAAAatgcctctgtcccaaattATTTGTAgtcaaattctaaatttgtttacatttacaaaatacagttttataagCTGGTAAGTGAAAACATAGTAAGTATTTTGTTTGTACATCTCCCAGTTAAATAAAGTTTCAAAAGAATGATCAAATCAAATATTCTTGTTTTTGCAATTTTCTTTCTGCAGATCTATGACACACTTCCTATAGTGAGATTTTTGCCCCTTCCCTTTAAGAAGGCCTTTGAAAATTACAGTGCACTTGAGGAAATGGCAACAAATATGCTTAAAAACCACAAGACTTCAAGAGTTCCAGGAGAACCAAGAGATTTAGTTGACTGCTACCTGGATGAGCTTGAAAaggtgtgtgttgatgtgactgtagtaatagtagcagtagtagtataGCTTTTGTTGGTTTAGTGTGGTATAAGAGGACTCATTTAATTAGAGCGCTTGCACCACTAATATTGTCTTTACCCCTCACAAATAGGTCATATATTCATGCCAATATCCTGATCTGATAGCATCTATTTTCTCAACAGAGAGGAGATGATGGATCTTCCTTTGATGAAAGACATCTTGTGAGATTTATTATAGACCTGCATTTTGCTGGAGTAGATACCAGCTCCAATACCCTGCTAACAGCATTCCTGTACCTCATGACCCATCCAGACATTCAAGGTCTTTAAGGACTTTAAGGACAGCTGTCATGTTGTGGTTATTGTTTGTGAATAGTATTAAATAACAAGTGGAATAGGCTATGAATAATTTGGAAGAACATTAAAAGAAAGAACTCTTAAAAAGTGTAAAGTAGTATTTTTAGAAAAGAATAACCCTGGACTCACTGCAAATAGAACTCAAACAGACGAATGTTGCATACACTTTTGTTCATGTTTCTATAGAGAGATGTCAGCAGGAGATTGATGATGTTCTGGAAGGTAAAGATCATGTATCTTTTGAAGACAGAGTCAACATGCCATACATTCAGGCTGTGATCCATGAGTGTCAACGTGTCGCTAATACCGTCCCTCTAAGCGTGTTTCACTCCACCAGTAAAGATACTCATCTCATGGGCTACAACATCCCAAAGGTTTAAAAGGAAACAATTTCTATTaactttttaaaagtttttttgttGGAATTATTTCCAAActtcctttgtttttattttcgaTCCAGGGCACTGTCATCATCCCAAACCTCTCCTCAGTGCTGAAGGAGGAAGGCCAGTGGAAATTTCCTTATGAGTTCAATCCAGCGAACTTCCTGAATCAGCAGGGGCAGTTCCAGAAACCTGAGGCCTTTATTCCCTTTTCTGTTGGTGAGAGACAATGTTAACCACCAAACCATTTGCTAGACACagagatcagccataacactaTCACCACCTCCTTCTTTCTACACtcatttccttttctctgaggtaGAGAACAGAacttatttgggtggtggattatccTAAGTGTTTCAATAGTGTTTGTTGCACtcgtgtgagtggatcagatacagcagtgctgtgtccaCACActatccactctgttagacactcctacctgaTTGGTTTTTAGTTTTAAGTTTGATCTCACATCCTACTGTTTTATAATAAAGGAGATAGACCAATTACATATAGTGCTTGTGTTTTTACTTGTCCCTAGGGCCTCGTATGTGTCTTGGTGAAGGTCTGGCTCGCATGGAGCTCTTCCTCATCTTGGTGACTCTGCTGCGCCGATTCCAGTTCTTCTGgcctgaagatgcaggagaacCAGACTTCACTCCTGTTTATGGAGCCACACTCACACCCAAACCATACAGGATGGAAGTCAGACTGAGAGCCAGTTAAAGAAATGTAGAACATTGCCCTGTTCTCCAAGCAAAAATTAGCCATTGCAAAAGTAGTTTTGTAATGACCATTTCTCATTAAATGTGCAGTATGTATTTTGTCAATGTACAATGAGAAACATGTCTCCATTttcagtttactacatcatttgagcacaacagctgtcctttacactgtgtgaaaatgtcatgataaagggccaatagaaatgctccaaaatgactttgaaTAAATTCAATTTACATTAAATTCAGTTGAAAGTTATGaaggatttttacattcttctGCTGTGTTGCTATTTTTCAATGGACAGTGTTGATGTGCTTAATAAATAACATAGAATTATATGTGACAATATGTAGAAAaactattattttttaaaatatttagtcAAAGCTAAATTTTATAGCTGTCTCTCATTAGATACTGTGTTTTGTACCCAGTAGAGAAGTAAGAGTTCTCtaaattcttaaaaaaaaaacagtaaagacAACAACACGTTGTATTAAACAAGTCAGtgtaataattgtaataacAGTGAAATGAATGAGGAATAGTCCTAATGAATAATCCTAGTGAAACTGCATTGTCTATTCTTCACATAAGGTACCATTGTGCTTCATGCTGAGAGCTGTTGAGTGGGGCATCTTGACTTTAATAGATAAGCTGCattgggacagagagagacataacTGAAAGAGCCTTTACCACATAAGAGGGCCCCTCATAAACATACAGAATCATCAAGTCATTTAGGTCAAAGTAAGTGGGTTAATGCTGTTATACAAAGTGAAAGATGACATCTAGTGGCATTAAAAATGGTAACAATGGGCATGACTAATCGTAATTACTTAATCATTGAAGAGAAAATGAGATCGGAAAATAGTATGAGCTGATCAGATAATATTATGATGCACCTTCTCTGATACAGGGAGATGTAGCTTTTCCCTTGCTATTCGCTCATTttgtttattacttttatttcatttgccTTTGGTGTCGTATTTCAGTTTAACTTTGAGCCTGAACCTAGAAAAATTAATAAGAGTT
This region of Hoplias malabaricus isolate fHopMal1 chromosome 17, fHopMal1.hap1, whole genome shotgun sequence genomic DNA includes:
- the LOC136673261 gene encoding cytochrome P450 2J6-like isoform X1, whose protein sequence is MLGSLLLLWIVICLFFFFRIQRPKNFPPGPWPVPIFGNLFYLNITNPLQDFERLAGRYGKVYSLYFGRTPAVVLTGLKAVKEALVTNSAEYSGRPQNILVSHVTEGEGIILADYGLRWKEHRRFALMTLKNFGMGKQSMEDRILGETEHLIERLEKSVGCSLNPQTLFHEAASNIIYLVLFGVRYDYNDDTLKKYIQAYTENAKLANGPWAMIYDTLPIVRFLPLPFKKAFENYSALEEMATNMLKNHKTSRVPGEPRDLVDCYLDELEKRGDDGSSFDERHLVRFIIDLHFAGVDTSSNTLLTAFLYLMTHPDIQERCQQEIDDVLEGKDHVSFEDRVNMPYIQAVIHECQRVANTVPLSVFHSTSKDTHLMGYNIPKGTVIIPNLSSVLKEEGQWKFPYEFNPANFLNQQGQFQKPEAFIPFSVGPRMCLGEGLARMELFLILVTLLRRFQFFWPEDAGEPDFTPVYGATLTPKPYRMEVRLRAS
- the LOC136673261 gene encoding cytochrome P450 2D3-like isoform X2, whose protein sequence is MLGSLLLLWIVICLFFFFRIQRPKNFPPGPWPVPIFGNLFYLNITNPLQDFERLAGRYGKVYSLYFGRTPAVVLTGLKAVKEALVTNSAEYSGRPQNILVSHVTEGEGIILADYGLRWKEHRRFALMTLKNFGMGKQSMEDRILGETEHLIERLEKSVGCSLNPQTLFHEAASNIIYLVLFGVRYDYNDDTLKKYIQAYTENAKLANGPWAMIYDTLPIVRFLPLPFKKAFENYSALEEMATNMLKNHKTSRVPGEPRDLVDCYLDELEKRGDDGSSFDERHLVRFTHPDIQERCQQEIDDVLEGKDHVSFEDRVNMPYIQAVIHECQRVANTVPLSVFHSTSKDTHLMGYNIPKGTVIIPNLSSVLKEEGQWKFPYEFNPANFLNQQGQFQKPEAFIPFSVGPRMCLGEGLARMELFLILVTLLRRFQFFWPEDAGEPDFTPVYGATLTPKPYRMEVRLRAS